One genomic segment of Peribacillus sp. FSL H8-0477 includes these proteins:
- a CDS encoding Mrp/NBP35 family ATP-binding protein, protein MFTEEIALNILKDLKDPFLNKRFEETNGIMEVKVKAEKKHVSVKLAIAKTNTPEQLQLQQQVVKILKEGGAESVGIRFAELPEEELAKHRTNTPPVEEDAGLLGPTSKTKFIAVASGKGGVGKSTISVNLAISLARLGKKVGIVDADIYGFSVPDMMGITTRPVVRGKKIIPVERMGVKVISMGFFVEDNAPIIWRGPMLGKMLNSFFNEVEWGELDYLVLDLPPGTGDVALDVHSMLPSCKEVIVTTPHPTAAFVAARAGAMAIKTEHEVIGVIENMSYFESKTTGQKEYVFGKGGGAKLAEELRTEVLGQLPLQQPDWNEDDFAPSVYAEDHRLGRIFTDIAEKIVAKVK, encoded by the coding sequence GTGTTTACTGAAGAAATTGCATTAAATATACTAAAGGATCTTAAAGACCCTTTTCTGAATAAAAGATTCGAAGAAACAAATGGAATTATGGAAGTGAAAGTTAAAGCTGAAAAGAAGCATGTGAGTGTAAAATTAGCCATTGCTAAAACAAATACACCAGAGCAGCTTCAATTACAGCAACAGGTTGTTAAGATTCTGAAAGAAGGCGGCGCTGAATCAGTGGGGATTCGTTTTGCTGAACTTCCTGAAGAAGAATTGGCTAAGCACCGTACAAACACGCCTCCTGTAGAAGAAGATGCTGGCTTACTTGGGCCGACTAGTAAAACGAAGTTTATCGCAGTTGCAAGCGGAAAAGGCGGAGTTGGAAAATCAACAATTTCTGTTAACCTAGCAATTTCCTTAGCTCGCTTAGGGAAAAAGGTCGGGATTGTGGATGCTGATATTTATGGTTTTAGTGTTCCAGATATGATGGGGATTACAACACGTCCAGTCGTACGCGGGAAAAAGATTATACCTGTGGAACGTATGGGGGTTAAGGTCATCTCAATGGGCTTTTTCGTTGAGGATAATGCACCAATTATTTGGAGAGGTCCGATGCTTGGTAAAATGCTTAACAGCTTTTTCAATGAAGTTGAATGGGGCGAACTGGATTACTTAGTTCTTGATCTTCCTCCTGGTACGGGTGATGTGGCGTTAGACGTACATTCAATGCTTCCATCATGCAAAGAGGTCATTGTCACTACTCCGCATCCGACAGCGGCATTCGTAGCAGCACGGGCAGGTGCGATGGCAATTAAAACTGAACATGAGGTAATTGGAGTCATTGAGAATATGTCGTATTTCGAAAGCAAAACGACAGGTCAGAAGGAATATGTATTTGGTAAAGGCGGCGGTGCGAAGCTTGCTGAAGAACTACGTACAGAAGTTCTTGGACAGCTTCCACTCCAGCAGCCGGATTGGAACGAAGATGATTTTGCTCCGTCTGTGTATGCGGAAGATCATCGCTTAGGCAGAATTTTTACAGATATTGCAGAAAAAATAGTAGCAAAAGTTAAGTAA
- the gerD gene encoding spore germination lipoprotein GerD produces the protein MRYSGILPIFFLCLICSGCNQNETSTEKLDYEETKKMVVDILKSDEGKKAVQDVLSDEKVKSEFIMDQEAIEKTIKETLISDDGKKFWKKAFKDPKFAKAYANSLKTEHETLLKDLTKDPTYRGMIIDILKEPDLQKEFKDLLKTKEMRELSKETLIETMDSPLVKAKIEDILLKAAKELSKENSSKAKEASTETGNKQEEK, from the coding sequence ATGAGATACAGTGGTATCTTACCTATATTTTTCTTATGTCTCATATGTTCCGGCTGCAACCAGAATGAGACAAGCACCGAGAAGTTGGATTATGAAGAAACGAAAAAAATGGTTGTGGACATCCTTAAATCCGACGAAGGTAAAAAAGCCGTTCAAGATGTATTGTCAGATGAAAAAGTAAAAAGCGAATTTATCATGGATCAGGAAGCTATAGAAAAGACCATTAAAGAAACACTTATCTCTGATGACGGCAAGAAATTTTGGAAAAAGGCGTTTAAAGATCCTAAGTTTGCTAAAGCATATGCAAACAGCCTCAAGACCGAACACGAAACCCTTTTAAAGGATCTAACAAAGGATCCAACCTATCGAGGAATGATTATTGACATATTGAAGGAACCAGACTTACAGAAAGAGTTTAAAGACTTACTCAAAACCAAAGAAATGAGAGAGCTTTCTAAAGAAACCTTAATCGAAACGATGGATAGTCCGTTGGTAAAAGCCAAAATTGAAGATATTCTTCTTAAAGCGGCAAAAGAGTTATCGAAAGAGAACTCTTCTAAAGCCAAAGAAGCTTCAACCGAAACCGGTAATAAACAAGAAGAAAAATAA
- a CDS encoding KinB-signaling pathway activation protein has protein sequence MNSRNIVNLFISTLVIGGVAAGLAGFVFRWDQFQPLFSSFEIGEIIISFIWMIGVGLIFSVLSQAGFFAYLTVHRFGLGIFKSVSLWNSVQIVLIIFVLFDLVYLRYTNFASKGDDLFPYIVVAIMLLVIGLITAYFKAKQTNKQAFIPALFFMTVITTLEWTPVLRADDVSWMYFMFIPLIVCNIYQLLILDKLIRKSQVELEARRAEKAASKSKGKNKVQKLKEV, from the coding sequence ATGAATAGCCGGAATATAGTGAACTTATTTATATCTACGTTAGTAATTGGCGGAGTAGCAGCGGGGCTGGCGGGGTTTGTTTTCCGTTGGGATCAGTTTCAGCCGCTTTTTAGTTCTTTTGAAATAGGGGAAATAATTATATCGTTCATTTGGATGATTGGGGTAGGACTGATTTTCAGTGTTCTAAGTCAGGCGGGCTTTTTTGCCTATTTGACGGTTCATCGATTTGGATTAGGGATATTTAAAAGTGTATCTTTATGGAATTCAGTTCAGATAGTATTGATTATCTTTGTTCTCTTTGATTTAGTGTATCTTAGGTATACCAATTTCGCCTCCAAGGGAGATGACCTATTTCCGTATATAGTGGTTGCGATTATGTTATTGGTCATTGGTTTAATTACGGCTTACTTTAAGGCGAAACAAACTAATAAGCAGGCCTTTATTCCTGCCTTGTTTTTTATGACTGTTATCACAACACTGGAATGGACACCTGTTCTACGGGCGGATGATGTCAGCTGGATGTATTTCATGTTTATTCCGTTAATTGTCTGTAATATTTATCAGCTGCTAATCCTAGACAAGCTTATTCGTAAATCACAGGTAGAATTAGAAGCTAGAAGAGCGGAGAAAGCTGCTAGTAAGTCTAAAGGGAAAAACAAAGTGCAGAAGTTGAAAGAAGTTTAA
- the pdaB gene encoding polysaccharide deacetylase family sporulation protein PdaB — protein sequence MKFFWVLHSRGFKQAALILLAAFFSAWFLFVQNLFHAPVFSTSGGPKAVYKGEKNIALTFNIGWGDERTVPILKTLKKENVRSATFFLSGSWAERHPEIVESIIKEGYEIGMLGYAYKDYSELKDEEIQQDIGRAQEAFKKLNVKDITLLRAPTGHFDRRLLKISERYGYTVVHWSIDSQDWTNPGVDKIVQNVHRADKGDIVLLHASDSAKQTNKALPELIHDLQAKKLTLVTVSEMISNSSTKSEEVQ from the coding sequence ATGAAGTTTTTTTGGGTTCTTCATTCAAGAGGGTTTAAGCAAGCCGCCCTAATATTATTAGCAGCTTTCTTTTCCGCCTGGTTTTTGTTTGTACAAAATCTATTTCATGCCCCTGTATTTTCTACTTCGGGCGGCCCTAAAGCCGTGTATAAAGGAGAAAAGAACATTGCTTTAACTTTTAATATCGGATGGGGCGACGAAAGAACAGTACCTATTTTAAAAACCCTCAAAAAGGAAAACGTTCGATCAGCTACTTTCTTTCTTTCTGGTTCTTGGGCGGAGAGACATCCAGAAATAGTTGAATCGATTATAAAAGAAGGCTATGAAATCGGAATGCTAGGATACGCTTATAAAGATTATTCCGAATTAAAGGATGAAGAAATTCAGCAAGATATAGGCAGAGCCCAAGAAGCATTTAAAAAACTAAATGTTAAAGATATAACCTTACTACGCGCCCCCACCGGTCATTTCGACCGCAGGCTTCTCAAAATAAGCGAGCGCTATGGCTATACCGTTGTACATTGGAGCATTGATTCTCAAGACTGGACCAATCCAGGGGTTGATAAGATTGTCCAAAACGTTCACCGAGCAGACAAAGGAGATATCGTCCTATTACACGCCTCTGACTCTGCCAAACAGACTAACAAAGCGTTACCAGAACTTATTCATGACCTACAAGCAAAAAAACTGACCCTTGTTACCGTTTCAGAAATGATTTCAAATTCAAGCACCAAAAGTGAAGAGGTCCAGTAA